gagtatGCCAGTATAACATATTGAGGACCATAATAGAATTGAGCAAATAGATCCCTAGAAGAATGGTGGAGTGATGCTTAACACTTATTGTGAATGCCCAGGAATGCTTTCATAGGAGATGTAGCCTAAGCTGTGCTTTGAAGGATCAACAGGATTTTGGCAGGTAAAAATTGGAAGTCagtagcaaagacacggaatcaactgAAATTTCCATCAATGGTAGGCTGgacaaagaaaacatggtacatatacaccatggaatactatgcagccacaaaaaagaacaaaatcatgtcctttgcagaaacatggatggagctgaggCTATCATCCTTAGCAGTAAACtaatgaaagaacagaaaaccaaatactggaagttctcacttataagtgggagctaaatgatgagaacacatgggcacaaagaggggaacaacacacagggGCCTACTTgaagggggagggtgggaggagggagagaatgagaaaaaataacttttgaatactaggcttagtacctgggtgatgaaataatctgtacaacaaactcctgaGATACGAgtttacatatataacaaacctgcacatgtacccctgaacctaaaataaaagttaaaaaaaatttgatgaaGTAGGCAAGATGTTTCAAAGAAAGTAACACACTGAAAAGTTCCAAGAAATCTTAGGGTAGATTATGGTGCATTGGGCAAAATCctgttgcttttattttactatattgtATCAGACCTCTGTTTTACATCACTTCAGATCTTTGCCTCACCTGTCTCTTGCTCTAGCCACCACTGCAGTGGCCATCCTGCATGGGCTCCATCTACTTTCTTGCAAGTGTAACCTAAGAATGCCTCATTTTGTGCCTTTGCTGTTTGCTTCTCAACTCTAGTCTGGGAATTTCTTGTTGATTACTGAGATGGAAAATGCTGGGACATCTCCCAGTGCACAGGTATGTGTGTACCTGGAAGTACAGAAGAGATAATAGCCCCTGGagtaaaaaaatctaaattaggTTTGATTACACTCCACAAGGCATGCTTATTCCATGTGCGGGTTACAGCTGTTTCTTTACAATTCTCATGGCTGTCTAGGGGCAAATCCTGGTCATAATTACCTGAAACACTCATTGTCCTTAGAATGATGAActttttaaagatgtaaattGCTGTTGTAATGAGGCCACAGAGTCTGTGTTGTGTGCTCCACCCACTTCTGGTTGTATATAAAGGTCTCAGGGCAGAAGATGACATTCAGACTTCAGAATCGCCCACCTGCTTCTCTACTGAACTACTAAACACCCATCTCTAGACACCATGTGTTGCAACTACTACAGAAACTCATGTGGTAGCTGTGGCTATGGCTCTGGCTACGGCTGTGGCTATGGCTCTGGCTACGGCTGTGGCTATGGCTCTGGCTACGGCTGTGGTTATGGCTCTGGCTACGGCTGTGGTTATGGCTCTGGCTATGGCTGTGGATATGGCTCCAACTATGGTTGTGGATACGGCTCTGGCTACGGCTCTAGCTCTAGTTGCTGTGGCTACCGGCCATTTTGCTATAGAAGATGTTATTCTTGCTGCTAGAAAATAACTGCTGTGGACCTTTTCTTCTAAAAGGACCATTTCAAGGCCATTTCTGTTTCAATGTCCTACAATTCCATCAGATTCTACGGAATAGAGAGCAGTCAGAACCTGCACAAAACAGATCATCTTATGAAATCCTGCTTACTATTGTGGGGGCCTGAGTTACCCCATGATGTTTCTGGAAGACAGAAGACCTAACTCTGGCCATGGTCCAAATGTAAACCTACTACCttcttattttatgtttctatattgtaactatttccaaataaacatGTTTCATTGGTCCTAacaagtttttctatttttttttttgtttcaggcATGCTATTGACTTACACTTTtatcttatatttatttctatgatGTCTTCAAAGATTCAGTGGGCTGATGCTAAGCTGCTCTTTCTAATTGTGCTTTCCATTCTGCTTGGTCCATGCCTGTGACATACTAGATGTCACGTATTTTAAATATAGTCCCTGAAAAAAATGGCTGCTTTTTGGCTGAGTCTTCTGttcttaattcattttcattaaggGTTTGTTCTTAAGTATTTGTATTTCATGATTCTGGGTCTATCCATTTTTTccacattaatgagcaataacgCACTCAATATATGTGCGTGcccgcgcacacgcacacacacacacacacacagaatgctACAGAAAAGCCTGCTTTAGGAAAATGCTAATGGCACAAAAATGGGTTGGAATGGAAGAGGCAGAAAGGTTAAAATGTAAGTATAATAACGATTTGGATACTGGTTAAAGAGATCTGCACTTCAGTGTAGATAATGAAAAAAAACAGATGAACATCAGAGACTTGGTGAAGGTAGAACCTGTAAAATCTTAGACttcaacagagaaagaaaaaggggaaacatCTGGGGAAGATAATATCtacaaagtatatattttttccttagcACTTAGAATTGTGGGGAATTTGGGGTcgtatatatagttatatatctTCAGGACTGGTATTGCAAAATTAGTAAGACTAGTTTTGCAGATGTGCCCTGTGTTGTTGTTGAGAAACTAATTAGATTGAATGTGTAACAATGACATAAATTCCTCAACACAAGATCTCTTTTTAATATGTGACAAGATCTCTTTTTAATATGAAACAAGAATTACTTCCTCATTAGGCGCTCTGTTTTTGGACGTATTTAAACCTCGGTTGGCTCTCTCTCTTACTGTTAAGAGTTATTCTAGGAGGAAGTTACAAAGTCAGAAAGAGGTATGGAATTAACTGATCTTATGTATCCATTTTTACCTCCATCCTAATCTAGGATACTAAAGAAAGTGATTTGTGCTTTGAAACTTGATTGTGAAAATGGTGATGctgatataaaaaaaaatacagaatgagaACTTTTATGTTTCTATATCTGGAAGGAGGGGCCAGTTGTAATATGTCTGGCTGCAGAAATCTAATACTCATTTGGGATATAAAAAGGCAGTCAGAACTGAAGTCAAGATTCAGCCACCCATGGTCAAATAAATTCTTTTCCCAGACACCCTtgattcttgaaaaaaaattgaagtcttGAGAAGAGGTAGGGCAAAAGGGCATGGATGAAGAGATTGTTTTCTTGAAGGTGTAGAATCACTTCTAAATTAGATAACCGTGAAGtctcatttatcaaatatttattgagctcctaatAAAACACATTTCATTATGTACTATGAACAgtgaagtaaaatatttcatcCTTGCTTTCCAAAAGCATAGGAAAGGCATACAAGACCACAGGCTACAAATATTGGAGTATTGCTATAAAACAGTTACACACAGAAGTATTTGAGAAGTACAGGGGAATAAATCAGAAGAAGAGCCAGGactaagaaaaagtagaaagaaggatGAGGGAATTTCTGAAAAAGAGACAAATTCCTAGCTGAAATATGAAGGATGAATAGAAGTTGACCAATcatagaagaaagaaatatccttctaggcagggaagaaaaaaataaatatttagtgggtaaaatgtacattatttgagTGATGAATACAATAAAAACCCAGACTTTACTACTATGCAATATATCTGTgaaacaaaattgcacttgtgccctttaagtttatataaattaaaaagttcACATATTGGAATGTTATTGCTACAGCCATTATCTCTCCTGGGAGAAATGTAATCACAGTtgagccaaaaagaaaaaaaattgcaggtGTGAATTGTTGCTGTTCTCAGATGGCCCCCAATAACCGTACGCTTGTGTGGTTTACTCTCATTGAGTGTGGGAAGGACCTATAACTTGTCTCTAATCTTACTGAAGATGATGGGATATCTCTTCTGTGATTACATTATGTTTAGGGTTAGcagataaaacacaaaataaatcaatgtaaatttcagattaaaaatgtatgtctttttagtataagtatgtttTATGCAATATTTGGGGCATACTTACGAAATCTGGCAATTCAAGTTACATGGCAAAGAGATTTTGCAGATGTCCTGGCTGACACCTTAATTACAATGATGTGAGACCTTGAGGCAAGATCCTAGCTAGGTTGTGCTTAGACTTCTGATCTACGAAAACTGAGATAAATAGTggatgttgttttaagctgctattttggtgataatttgttatgcGTAATTGAAAATGATTACCACACACTTCTTCTTCTGTTCTCTAAATTACCCGGTAAGAGGTGTGGTTGTCTTGGATAACCAGGATAACATACCTGCACATCAGCAGAGATTAGGAAGCCAGCCATTCCAATGAACTTCAAGGACACACTATTCTCGAGTGAAAATGAACAGGTGAGAGGCACTAGCAGCCATATTTGGTGGGAGTGCCCTGGgtacaaaacatttaaataaattttatctagGACCCCAATtgacaatgaaaaaaatgagagacCCTAAAGCATATGGGGAATTTTATAACAGAGTAATTACACAGTGAAATGGATAACCACACGAAATAATGACATCCCTGTTACAGTAAGTATTTAAGCACCCGATGATGAGGAAAGGAGgtcattatattatatatatgtgcattgaaacatcacattttacaccataaatgtgtacaattattatgtgtcaattacaaattccaaattaaataaaatatgttggctcttctagttattttgccTTTCCATCTAAACATTCAAGTCAGTTTGttaatatctacatatatatcaTGCTTAGATTTTGATGGGGATAGAGTTGAATCCATAGATCCATTCTGGGAGAAtgaacatcttaacaatattgagttcAATCCACAAATATGGCATTGATATATCTCTGTAtgtatttgtttcaaaataaatattggtGCTCTATTACACAATAGAGTGACAATAGCAAATAACAATGTACTGATTGTATGCAGCACAGCAAAGAAGAATACATACTTGTGCTTCATATGTGCCTTTAGTAAGTTTCCTAAACTTTTTTCCACCTCAGTATCTATAGTATGCTACCTACctctttcatgttttaattttgattaaaataaaaagattaaaaggaatttaaaattcaACAGCTGTTATCATAAAGGATACTCATTTGTTGTTGTTCTAGTTTGAACTAAATAAATATCTAGAGGTGATTAATATTTGTTAAGGAATTTCTCCAGAAGTAAATACATATTATCAGAATATTATATCCATGGCTATTTGAATTCATAGAAACTCTGTAACATGAAATATTGAGGAGTTTCTGTGTACAGCAGCATTGGGTTCCAATGAAATCACCTACGAAGGAATTAGTAATTAGCAAGCTAGTCAAAGTAATGGGTCAAACTCATTTTATTGATTGCATTTTCAAACATCAACAGCCTAACCCTTCCTAGAGCCTTCCTGTGTAAAATGTATCTTTGGAATCATGTGTTCAGATGACTGGCTAATGGATAGAAACTGTTCTTAGAGATTTGTAATTGGCTCAAGACAATGCCTGCATGACAAAAATCATGGATCCTCaataaaactggaaaacctataataatatgtttatttaagGCATATGCTATAGCTATGAAAAGACCAGGTCCTCTCATTTTCAACTGAGTGGGGTGATTTGCACATACTAGGTATTAAACCTATTTTGCACGAATCATGAAATCGATGATGTGTCCTGGCTCCTCCTGTCAGGATGTAAAGGTTCTAGGGTCATATGTTACATTGACACTTCAGAAAAATCCATCTGTACCTCGACTAAATCTTACCTTCTGGCACTATGAGTTTCAACTACTATGGGAACGCCCATGGGGGCTGCGGATATGGTTCCAGATATGGATATGGGTCTGGTTCTGACTGTGGCTGCTATATCTACCAACCATTTTGCTACTGAAGATGCTATTCCTCTTGCTACTAGAGCATCATCCTAGAATCAgcctttgaaataatattttaagattaatACTTCTTCGCAGGGGATATCCCATTTTAACATCTCTACATTCATATAAGGATTGGATATTATCTGTTTTTACTTCAACAAACCTGTTCGGTTTTGAGAAGATATTAATGCTCCCATTATGTTTCCTGGAGACAGAAGATTTTATTCTAATTATattcaaaatgtaaattattagaTTTTGCATGGCTGATCCATAAATACTTCTTAGTTGGTGGAAATTACACtttttttcataaacatttcatttatttttgtaaaaattggtGGTTTTTTGCACTACAATCATCACTGACTTTAGTGTTTACGTCTTTCCTGGAATTTCGGGCAAGTGGTTTATTAGTGGAGCCttagatttatttattccttcaatCACTACTTATTTATTGCCCATTCTTTCATCAATAtcatgtagttttgttttttgcatgaCTCTAGTAACTCAGCATTAGGTAGTGTGAGGCTTTCaactttgatttcttttcaaaattattttgactgTGAGTACAAAATTATAGTTAGAATAAATTTTGGTGTTCCATTACATAATAGAGTGACTATAGCACATGAcaatgtattgcatatttcaagATAGGTAGAAAAATTTTGAATGTTGTCACTAATGCAACTTTTGGATAACATTAAATGACTAAATAATCAAACTTGTTCTGTAGTCACCAGGGAGACAGAAGGTGACCCTCTGAAGCAGAGTTGGTGAACAAGCAATGTACATCTGGAGATGTGGGGATGTAGGGGCCTGGGAAGCCGTGGGCCTCAGACAGACTCTGGAGAGTGGGTAGGGACATCCTGTAGAGGGAATCTGGGTGTCTGTTTGGGTAGGAGCCCCATGGGGACTCTGGGTGAACAATCTTTATGGTGCTACTTTTCAAACGACAGGGCCAAATAAAGGTTCTTGCCAGGCTAAAGCTCAACATCCCTCAtgttattgagatataattgatatAAAAGTATACATGTGTAATGTATATAATTTCATGAATTTGGACATATGCATATGCTCATGAAACCATCTCAACAGTGAAGGTAATAGACATATTCATCATCTACAAAAGATACCTCCTCTGCTCTCTTTGGTAGGAATAATTAACAGGATATCTACTCTGTTAATAAGTTTTTCAAAGTATGCAATACAGTAGTTAACTATAGCACAACAACTTTTCAATACATTAAGCCAGAAGGTAGAGTACCTTTtctaagtttatttttccttcagtatTCTCCCACAGTCTTGGAGTAGCATATAGATTCATCATATCTTAAAAATGCTCTATTATTATAGTTTATGATTTTTATGTGAAACTTTTCCTGTTAAACTTGCTGTGTATTTCTGTCTCCTGACTGGGCCCAGACTGATACAGACAATTTTAGTTTTAGGAGTTATTTCATATACATAATATTGGAATCGGAGTAGCAGAGAAGATCTGAAGATTTTCTAGTGTGTAAAACGAGAAGCAAAGATGGAGGGTGAAGCAACCGCAAGAACCCCAGAATTTAGGAATAAGAGTGTTCTCAATGAAGAAAAGTCATGAAGTATGAATTCACTTATCACAGAAATAACAGAAGAAGATATGAAgttaaagaaagaatgaacagGAAATTTACAGAAAGGTCAACTATTATTAATGCCATAATGTAAATATCAAAAAAGTTTCTTACAcgtaaaaatcattaaaattttgttttgaagaaCGTAAATGTGACTAAAATCAAGAAAAtactgtgaaatgattaaatcaagtcAATTAACAAGTCAAATTTCTCACATATTGATacatttttgtggtgaaaacatttaaaatatactgtttcagtaatttaaaaatatatgatgcATTATTAATTATTAGAGTCAGCATTCTGTGCAAGGGATTGCTAAATCTGATTTCTACTAACtaaaattttgtaccctttgatcaacatctcgcCATTCCCCATCCATTCGACTTGATGGAGTAATGAATTATTGATTGATTACATTTTAGTGGGAAGCACTGATATATAACACAAACATGAGAGTACTCTGAGTAAATTCAAAAATGACATATGTTTAAGGATTATACCCTACAGTTGGATTTCAACAACAAAGAAGCTATGAACCAAGGATTTACCCTCTTTCTAAATTAGCATTCTTggcaaagtttgttttttaaataataaatgatacATCTCCTTACATAACTGACCTATCacaagtttaaaaacattttttcctcaaaGAAGGAACAGAAGATCATAACCTGCATGGAAAAGAAGGGGAtggaaaagcttttttttctgaGGTAAGTAGAGAGTTTCAGAGAGTGGAGGTACCACCTGGATATACTCAATTCCCTGTCCAAAATCCCTGAAAAGTAATTTGAAGTGATTGTGATAAAAAACCAAAAGTGTTAGGAATGGATAAGAAGAAATGATGATATTAAGAACAGTGAGTAGAACTCCTTATTTAATAGATGATTCCCTAGACCTTACAAGAATAGAATGATAAACATACATTTATAGGTCAAATATATTTTGGTGACGTGTTACGTCACGAGCATGAAGTGAAATTATGGCAAATAAAATTATTGTTGTATAAGCTTGCATGTTTGGAActtgtatgtttgttttcttttcaagcaTGAAAATATTCCTAGGGAAGCTGTAAACAAATTATGAATTCCTAAGAAAGTAGGTGTATACAGAATAAGCTCAATTTAGGCCATTAATTGTAAAATGAGCAAATAGAGCCCATATGAGGATGACTCATGCATCACTGGAAGTATATGAAGGTCTTGGAAGAGTAAAGGACAGTCTTGCAGCTCCACTGAAATCTCACCTCCTGACACCATGCGTTGCAACTACTACAGAATCTCCTGTGGGGGCTGCGGATACAGCTCTCGCTGGAAATTTGGCTGTAGATATGGTTGTGGCTCTGGCTCTGGCTGTTGATACGGCTCTGGCTGTCAATACGGCTCTGGATATGGAACTGACTGTGGTTATGGCTGTGGATACGGCTCTGGATACGGAACAGGCTGTGGCTATGGTTGTGGATATGGCTCTGGATACGGATTTTGCTCTCGCTATGGCTGTAGATACAGCTCTGACTGCTGTGGCTGCCGACCATTTTGTTACAGAAGATGCTATTCCTCTTGCTGCTAATCTTGACTACAGATCATCCTTGCCCTTGTAGTGACCTTTCCAAGATCAAGTCCACTTGAAATCTCCCCTATCCACTGTCTCCACATCTAAGTAAAGATTGACTATGGTGCATTGACTACCTGAATGAATATAAGAGAAGCTGTTTGCAGTGGATGGAGACTGGGTAGCTTCATGACATCACTGAAGAGAGGAGATTTTATTctgattaattttcaaatgtgaaTTCCGACATCTTTTTTTCCACCTTTGTACCATGACTATTTGCAAAAGCACAAAAAGACTATATAATTGGAATGTactaaaatagaacaaaaatagaattttcttaataaaaggcCTTATTCACTATGAAGTCTTGTCTCCTTAATGTCAGGATCAGCATTAATTGGAGGGTTTGTGGCTTCCTCAAAAGCTGGGTGACCATaacttaaaataagacaatgttATCTTATTGGTTGAACCCAAATacttatatttaacatatttcttAATTCCTTGTATgtcaattatttatatttatatttacatataaacacaAATATCACACTCAAAATTTCAAATCATgccaattatttatatttatatttacatataaacacaAATATCACACTCAAAATTTCAAATCATGCATGGAAAAATATTAGAATAGAATGAAGAATGAGACGGAATCTACTCATGAGGTTAATGCGCTAGTTCAGCAATGACTGTCTTGGTTGAGCTTAAGTCATATTTTGATGATGTGTTATGTCATGGCTATGAAATGaaacaatggaaaacaaaattatgatTGTATAAGCTTGTGTGTTTAGaacttgtatatttgttttcttttcaggcATAAAAATATCCCTAGGGAAGTCATAAGCAAATTATGAATTCCAAAGAAAGTAGATGTACACAGAATGA
This Macaca mulatta isolate MMU2019108-1 chromosome 3, T2T-MMU8v2.0, whole genome shotgun sequence DNA region includes the following protein-coding sequences:
- the LOC106996352 gene encoding keratin-associated protein 21-2-like; the protein is MCCNYYRNSCGSCGYGSGYGCGYGSGYGCGYGSGYGCGYGSGYGCGYGSGYGCGYGSNYGCGYGSGYGSSSSCCGYRPFCYRRCYSCC